A genomic window from Arthrobacter globiformis includes:
- a CDS encoding sugar porter family MFS transporter, translated as MPRTGLPPASDPPTQRTNMQTQTSPVLGKPRITESTGPKLGLITAIATLGGLLFGYDTGVISGALPFMTLPGSAGGLELTAAQEGVVTASLVFGAAFGALFGGRLSDRQGRKRNIMLLAVIFFIGAIGCAIAPNTAIIIVARFILGLAVGGASATVPVFLAELAPASRRGQIVTVNELMIVTGQLIAYSSNAYLGSISDDGRIWRGMLMLASVPAVLLWLGMLFVPESARWLVSKGRIEEARKSLLRTRPADIIDDELQEVQASAAKDAGSRTGSIRDLKTPWIRKLVFLGIAIAFLSQTTGVNSIMYFAPSVLISTGLDTQASLVATICNGVVSVLATLLGIYLLHRGVGRRPIIITGQGGLTAALALIGIFFLLPESSLRSYLVLAGMLLFLLFMQACIGPIFWLLLAEIFPLRIRGFATGLAISFVWIANTIVSLVFPILIDSIQGSTFFLFAVINIGTLIFYIRSIPETKGRSLEKVEEELQRRFTS; from the coding sequence ATGCCCCGGACTGGGCTCCCGCCCGCATCTGACCCTCCCACACAAAGGACCAATATGCAGACGCAGACGTCTCCTGTACTTGGAAAACCCCGCATTACCGAATCCACTGGCCCGAAGCTGGGATTGATCACTGCGATCGCGACCCTTGGTGGCTTGCTGTTCGGCTATGACACCGGCGTCATCAGCGGCGCCCTTCCATTCATGACACTGCCTGGAAGCGCAGGCGGGCTGGAGCTCACCGCCGCCCAAGAAGGCGTTGTGACCGCTTCCCTCGTTTTCGGGGCGGCGTTTGGGGCGCTGTTTGGCGGACGCCTCTCGGATCGACAGGGCCGCAAACGCAACATCATGTTGCTCGCGGTGATCTTCTTCATTGGTGCCATCGGGTGTGCCATCGCTCCGAACACCGCCATAATCATAGTTGCCCGCTTCATTCTCGGTCTGGCCGTGGGCGGAGCCTCGGCTACTGTGCCGGTCTTCCTCGCCGAGCTCGCCCCAGCCTCACGACGCGGGCAGATTGTCACGGTGAACGAACTGATGATCGTTACCGGCCAGCTCATCGCTTACAGCTCGAACGCATATCTCGGTTCGATATCCGACGACGGGCGCATCTGGCGCGGAATGCTGATGCTGGCATCCGTCCCCGCGGTACTCCTCTGGCTGGGCATGCTGTTCGTCCCGGAATCCGCGCGGTGGCTGGTCAGCAAAGGACGCATTGAGGAAGCTCGAAAGTCGTTGCTCCGGACGCGACCGGCGGACATTATCGACGACGAACTTCAGGAGGTGCAGGCATCGGCGGCAAAAGACGCCGGGAGCAGAACGGGCAGCATCCGGGACCTCAAAACACCATGGATTCGTAAACTTGTCTTCCTCGGGATTGCTATTGCATTCCTTTCACAGACAACAGGCGTCAACAGCATCATGTATTTCGCGCCTTCGGTCCTGATTTCAACGGGGCTGGATACGCAAGCGTCCCTGGTGGCAACCATCTGCAACGGCGTAGTGTCCGTGCTCGCAACCCTGCTGGGCATCTATCTGCTGCATCGTGGAGTTGGCCGGCGTCCAATCATCATTACTGGCCAAGGCGGACTGACCGCGGCACTGGCTCTCATCGGCATCTTCTTCCTTTTGCCGGAGTCTTCACTTCGCTCCTACCTCGTCCTGGCAGGCATGTTGCTATTCCTCCTGTTCATGCAGGCCTGCATCGGGCCGATCTTCTGGCTCCTGCTGGCCGAGATCTTCCCGTTGAGGATCCGTGGATTCGCTACCGGACTCGCGATCTCCTTCGTCTGGATCGCCAACACGATCGTGTCCTTGGTCTTCCCCATCCTTATCGACTCAATCCAAGGCTCTACATTCTTCCTCTTCGCCGTGATCAATATCGGAACACTCATCTTCTACATCCGATCAATTCCCGAAACCAAAGGCCGCAGCTTGGAAAAGGTAGAGGAGGAACTTCAGCGTCGCTTCACTAGCTAG
- a CDS encoding AAA family ATPase, whose product MTAPKVFIVIGPAGSGKSTIAQQTAKEHHAAYLDKDRICGRLVEFALEATGHDPTDRESNTFYRENLLPLEYQTLMDVAGVNLRLGRSVVLDAPFGAYFGVPDYLARAAEEFHWPPSETTVVRVQVSQDVLRERLIRRGLERDRWKLAHWDEYWAAHGSLDCAWSGVHFLDLNNEKPLPIEG is encoded by the coding sequence GTGACGGCCCCCAAAGTCTTCATTGTCATCGGCCCTGCCGGATCCGGAAAGTCAACCATTGCCCAGCAAACAGCAAAGGAGCACCATGCCGCGTACCTGGACAAGGACCGGATCTGCGGCCGTCTTGTCGAGTTCGCATTGGAGGCAACCGGACATGACCCCACCGACCGGGAATCCAACACGTTCTACCGGGAAAATCTGCTGCCCCTGGAGTACCAGACACTCATGGATGTCGCAGGAGTGAACCTGCGGCTGGGACGATCGGTCGTACTCGACGCACCTTTCGGCGCATACTTCGGCGTACCGGACTACCTGGCGCGCGCCGCAGAAGAGTTCCACTGGCCCCCCTCCGAGACCACGGTAGTGCGGGTGCAAGTCTCCCAGGACGTTCTCCGAGAACGACTTATTCGAAGGGGCCTGGAAAGAGATCGGTGGAAACTTGCGCATTGGGACGAGTACTGGGCGGCACACGGCAGCCTGGACTGCGCCTGGTCCGGGGTCCATTTCCTTGATCTCAACAACGAGAAGCCCCTGCCCATCGAGGGATAA
- a CDS encoding Gfo/Idh/MocA family protein, with translation MNGQRLRVGVVGAGNIATIAQLPTLVQRDDVELAALVSRREDPGNLVRRWGFGAAYRSVEDMLDAQDLDAVFVLTPRSEHAHAVQLCLNNDVDVFCEKPLAPATEEAEHLADLADERGRILMVDFNRRYAPVYTAGRELFGAKGATFCVAQKNRPGSEYRATFENAIHMVDLLRWYCGGEPVDVAAHAAGDDPWEEDGVAAMIRFSTGNTGVLMAARTAGAWNEKLDAYGDGKTVEVRAPETVSTTVRGVTTSRELSAEAYGWATATDTLGFSAAVHHFMDRVADRAQPLTSGREAVHTQRLLDRVLAASGLPTEEQEGRQWASHATSGNS, from the coding sequence ATGAACGGCCAGCGCCTTCGCGTCGGCGTCGTCGGCGCGGGCAACATCGCCACCATTGCCCAATTGCCCACACTCGTACAGCGCGATGATGTTGAGTTGGCTGCCTTGGTGTCCCGGCGTGAGGACCCGGGAAACCTGGTCCGGCGCTGGGGTTTCGGCGCCGCCTACCGGTCTGTGGAGGACATGCTGGACGCGCAGGATCTGGATGCCGTCTTCGTCCTCACACCCCGGTCCGAGCATGCCCACGCGGTCCAGCTGTGCCTTAATAATGACGTCGACGTGTTCTGCGAAAAACCCCTGGCCCCCGCCACGGAAGAAGCCGAGCATTTGGCGGACCTCGCCGATGAACGCGGCCGCATCCTGATGGTCGACTTCAACCGCCGCTACGCACCCGTCTACACCGCCGGCCGGGAGCTGTTCGGCGCGAAAGGCGCTACCTTCTGCGTCGCGCAAAAGAACCGCCCCGGGTCGGAATACCGCGCGACATTCGAGAACGCCATTCACATGGTCGACCTGCTCCGCTGGTACTGCGGCGGTGAACCCGTGGACGTGGCCGCACACGCAGCGGGCGACGATCCCTGGGAAGAAGACGGCGTCGCAGCCATGATCCGTTTCAGCACCGGCAACACCGGGGTGCTGATGGCTGCCCGAACAGCGGGTGCCTGGAACGAAAAGCTGGACGCCTACGGCGACGGCAAGACCGTGGAGGTACGCGCCCCCGAAACAGTGTCGACCACCGTAAGGGGGGTCACCACATCACGCGAGCTCAGTGCCGAGGCCTACGGCTGGGCAACAGCGACAGACACGCTCGGATTCTCCGCCGCCGTCCACCACTTCATGGACCGGGTCGCTGACCGCGCGCAGCCACTGACCTCCGGTCGCGAAGCCGTCCATACCCAGCGCCTGCTGGACCGGGTCCTCGCCGCCTCCGGACTGCCCACAGAAGAACAAGAGGGCCGGCAATGGGCAAGCCACGCCACGAGCGGCAACAGCTAG
- a CDS encoding LacI family DNA-binding transcriptional regulator, with product MPSHHKNAKRVGIIDVAREAGVSTATVSFVLAGKAPVADATRERVLEVVRQLGYQRNRHARALRRGAPKSLSAVVPDVTNPFYAELIAAIENAASGRGFMLSLMNCQLDRAREVSYLGAVFDEVPDGIIYVPMTSDAVHEVESRFNSGPPIVIVDEITSHAGDGAVSVDNEAGARMVARHFRSLGRRRALVTGPPRGLPTSASRAAGFIDEAAKVGLEVAQAAFGQVRTSDAGAVAADILIGDRTIDAYFAGNDVLAIQVLFELQRAGIRVPEDIAICGFDGIGWGQMITPRLTTVRQPIEQIANAVMDLISIPQGEHQDIVLPVGFMRGQTT from the coding sequence GTGCCTAGTCATCATAAGAACGCCAAGCGAGTCGGAATCATTGACGTCGCGCGCGAAGCAGGCGTGTCAACGGCAACAGTCAGCTTCGTTCTCGCAGGAAAGGCGCCGGTGGCGGACGCCACGCGTGAACGGGTCCTGGAAGTGGTTCGCCAACTGGGCTACCAGCGCAACCGGCACGCCCGCGCACTGCGCCGCGGCGCGCCGAAGTCGCTATCAGCCGTGGTGCCGGACGTCACCAACCCTTTCTATGCGGAGCTCATCGCCGCCATCGAGAATGCGGCGAGCGGCAGGGGTTTCATGCTCTCACTTATGAACTGCCAGCTGGATCGCGCCCGCGAGGTGTCTTATTTAGGCGCCGTATTCGACGAGGTGCCGGATGGGATCATCTATGTCCCCATGACAAGCGACGCTGTGCATGAAGTAGAGTCCCGCTTCAATTCCGGTCCGCCGATTGTAATCGTGGATGAGATAACGTCCCATGCGGGCGACGGCGCGGTGTCCGTTGACAACGAAGCGGGAGCCCGCATGGTGGCACGCCATTTTCGTTCACTCGGACGCCGGCGCGCGCTGGTAACCGGCCCGCCGCGGGGACTGCCGACGTCGGCAAGCCGAGCCGCAGGATTCATCGACGAAGCCGCGAAGGTGGGCCTTGAGGTAGCGCAGGCGGCGTTCGGTCAGGTCCGTACGTCCGACGCTGGTGCCGTCGCAGCCGACATACTTATCGGTGATCGAACCATCGACGCCTACTTTGCCGGCAACGACGTCCTCGCCATCCAGGTTCTCTTCGAACTGCAGCGAGCCGGCATACGCGTGCCCGAGGATATCGCCATTTGCGGCTTCGACGGCATCGGGTGGGGGCAAATGATTACACCTCGGCTAACTACCGTGCGGCAACCGATCGAACAGATCGCCAATGCTGTCATGGATCTCATCTCGATACCCCAGGGCGAACACCAAGACATCGTCCTGCCCGTCGGGTTCATGCGTGGCCAGACAACGTAG
- a CDS encoding sugar phosphate isomerase/epimerase family protein: MQLGLITDSLGSRPLEQVLDIAAELGMDTVEIATGNWSDSPHANLDQLVSSTSARKALVEAISSRGLTLSALNANGNQLHPVTGPAHDRVVRDTIRVASEMGVPTVVLMSGLPGARGEKAPNWITTSWPPETLEILEYQWSEVAEPYWVQLAEFARSHNVRLAVEMHGRQLVFNVATMKRLQGIVGDGVVGANLDPSHLMWMGADILAVIRALGSSIFHVHAKDARIETPNTAVNGILDTLPPARATDRSWNYVTLGLGHPGGAAFWADFVYSLRSVGYNGPLNIEHEDVLVNSGEGVRKSAELLSSVLLRDAPDWAPARI; the protein is encoded by the coding sequence ATGCAGCTCGGACTAATTACCGACTCGCTGGGTTCGCGTCCGCTCGAGCAGGTGCTCGATATTGCAGCCGAACTTGGCATGGACACTGTGGAGATCGCCACCGGCAACTGGTCCGATTCCCCCCATGCCAACCTCGACCAGCTCGTTTCCAGCACCTCAGCACGCAAGGCCCTTGTTGAAGCCATCAGCTCCCGCGGGCTCACCCTGAGCGCACTGAACGCGAATGGAAATCAGCTCCATCCCGTGACCGGACCTGCCCACGACAGGGTCGTGCGCGACACCATAAGGGTGGCCTCCGAGATGGGCGTGCCCACGGTTGTTCTGATGTCCGGGCTTCCCGGGGCGCGGGGTGAGAAGGCGCCTAACTGGATCACTACATCGTGGCCGCCGGAGACGCTTGAGATCCTCGAATACCAATGGTCAGAAGTAGCAGAGCCCTACTGGGTTCAGCTCGCTGAATTCGCAAGAAGCCATAACGTTCGCCTGGCGGTTGAAATGCACGGGCGGCAACTCGTCTTCAATGTGGCCACAATGAAGCGGCTGCAGGGCATTGTGGGTGACGGCGTCGTTGGTGCAAACCTCGATCCGTCCCATCTCATGTGGATGGGCGCGGACATTCTTGCGGTCATACGCGCGCTGGGCTCCTCAATTTTCCACGTACATGCCAAAGACGCCCGCATTGAGACGCCCAACACGGCAGTCAACGGCATTCTCGACACGTTGCCCCCGGCCCGTGCCACGGACCGATCCTGGAACTACGTGACCCTTGGTCTAGGCCATCCCGGCGGTGCCGCATTCTGGGCAGACTTCGTTTACAGCCTGCGGTCAGTCGGCTACAACGGCCCGCTCAACATCGAGCACGAGGACGTCCTTGTGAACTCCGGCGAAGGCGTCCGCAAGTCTGCCGAACTCCTGAGTTCCGTGCTGCTCCGTGATGCCCCGGACTGGGCTCCCGCCCGCATCTGA
- a CDS encoding bifunctional 4-hydroxy-2-oxoglutarate aldolase/2-dehydro-3-deoxy-phosphogluconate aldolase, producing MHKKLRTLKTIDESGAVLIVRLESAELAEQVAEAAIAGGFRALEITLSIPGAVDVIRQLSAKHGPNGVAIGAGTVLDEHSAYECIRAGADFLVSPQLNPAMIRTANRYQVPTVSGAYTPTELVNSAEAGADILKLFPTEAGGIPYAKSVLAPLAHLPIMPAGGVTPGNVAEWFAAGVTCVGVGSAVTKPWQPDGDFSRVTEAAREFLSAVAEARQ from the coding sequence ATGCATAAAAAACTTCGCACCCTGAAGACCATTGACGAGTCCGGCGCGGTCCTGATTGTGCGCCTGGAGAGCGCAGAGCTTGCGGAACAGGTGGCGGAAGCGGCAATCGCCGGAGGTTTTCGGGCCCTTGAAATCACGCTCTCGATCCCGGGTGCCGTGGACGTAATCCGCCAACTCTCTGCCAAGCACGGGCCCAACGGAGTCGCGATCGGAGCCGGAACGGTCCTGGACGAGCACTCAGCCTACGAGTGCATCCGAGCCGGCGCTGACTTCCTGGTCAGTCCCCAGCTGAACCCGGCAATGATCCGGACAGCAAACCGGTACCAGGTACCCACCGTAAGCGGGGCCTACACGCCGACCGAGCTTGTTAACTCGGCCGAGGCGGGCGCTGACATCCTCAAGCTCTTCCCCACCGAAGCCGGCGGCATTCCATATGCGAAGTCGGTGCTCGCCCCCCTGGCACACCTGCCGATCATGCCGGCGGGCGGCGTCACTCCCGGGAACGTCGCCGAATGGTTCGCCGCTGGGGTCACCTGCGTCGGCGTCGGCAGCGCCGTGACAAAACCATGGCAACCTGACGGCGACTTCTCCCGAGTCACCGAGGCCGCCAGGGAATTTCTCTCAGCAGTGGCAGAGGCCCGCCAGTGA
- a CDS encoding MFS transporter, translating into MKTSKEAFGSPDPSEHSEVSERPHRSVNMVAGTIGHFVEWYDWYIYGLLAAVFSTQIFPSDSPFASLVAALLTYAVGFVVRPLSGIIISPLADRFGRRLILTLSISGMALGALIIGLTPPFATIGYAAPVLFLVARILQGISAGTEQQSAIAFMVEHAPANRRGLFGSFSNMASGLATLAATGGAAMVTSSFAPADLAAWGWRIPFLVGGVLGVVGLILRARADETPEFEASSLVDQKSAWARLMDLLREHPKALLQAAALSAPAVAYYTWATFLPTYAKLTTGRDLSSTLAGSVIGLALLVVIVPVCGALSDRLGRRKIFPIIGAIGMIVLFYPLLLLLNQPGFGVYVLVSASGWVVLGIWQSVYPTIQAELFPASVRVSGIGFAHQIVIAVFGGTAPLIAAAFVGAGQPMYVAVYMIAIVSLSLIVYFTLPETGSRAGRVTVAPADPEVLEGEHLLSGTAPGGIHSNGSKP; encoded by the coding sequence ATGAAGACCTCAAAAGAAGCCTTCGGCAGCCCGGATCCTTCGGAGCATTCTGAAGTGTCCGAGCGCCCTCACCGCTCCGTCAACATGGTGGCAGGCACGATCGGCCACTTCGTGGAGTGGTACGACTGGTACATCTACGGGCTGCTGGCAGCGGTATTCTCGACACAGATTTTCCCGAGCGACTCCCCGTTTGCGTCCCTTGTCGCAGCACTGCTTACTTACGCGGTCGGGTTTGTTGTACGCCCACTGAGCGGAATCATCATCTCTCCGCTGGCGGACCGGTTCGGCCGGCGGCTCATCCTGACGCTGTCCATCTCCGGCATGGCCCTCGGTGCTTTGATCATCGGCCTCACACCTCCTTTTGCGACGATCGGGTACGCAGCACCGGTTCTCTTTCTGGTTGCACGCATCCTCCAGGGCATCTCGGCCGGCACTGAGCAGCAGAGCGCCATCGCGTTCATGGTCGAACACGCTCCCGCGAACCGGAGGGGCCTGTTCGGCTCTTTCTCCAACATGGCAAGCGGCCTGGCGACCCTCGCAGCGACCGGCGGCGCGGCGATGGTGACATCGTCCTTTGCTCCAGCCGACCTCGCCGCCTGGGGCTGGCGCATCCCGTTCCTGGTGGGCGGCGTCCTCGGCGTCGTCGGTCTCATCCTGCGGGCCCGCGCAGATGAGACCCCTGAGTTTGAGGCAAGTTCCCTCGTCGATCAAAAGTCCGCCTGGGCGCGCCTGATGGACCTGCTCCGCGAACACCCGAAGGCTCTGCTGCAGGCAGCGGCGCTCTCTGCCCCGGCCGTGGCCTACTACACCTGGGCCACCTTCCTCCCCACCTACGCCAAGCTGACCACCGGCCGGGACCTGTCCTCCACCCTGGCCGGGAGCGTCATCGGGCTGGCCTTGCTCGTCGTCATCGTGCCGGTCTGCGGCGCGCTCTCGGATCGACTCGGCCGACGCAAGATCTTCCCCATCATCGGTGCCATCGGCATGATCGTGCTCTTCTACCCCTTGCTCCTGCTGCTGAACCAGCCGGGCTTCGGCGTGTACGTTCTGGTGTCGGCATCCGGATGGGTGGTTCTCGGTATCTGGCAGTCCGTCTACCCGACAATCCAGGCCGAGCTGTTCCCGGCCTCAGTCCGGGTATCCGGCATAGGTTTCGCGCACCAGATTGTGATCGCCGTGTTCGGGGGCACCGCACCACTTATCGCCGCCGCATTCGTCGGCGCCGGACAACCCATGTACGTCGCGGTCTACATGATCGCCATTGTCTCCCTCAGTCTCATCGTCTACTTCACCCTCCCGGAGACTGGCAGCCGGGCCGGGCGTGTCACCGTAGCTCCGGCCGACCCCGAGGTACTGGAGGGTGAGCACCTGCTCTCCGGGACTGCACCCGGCGGGATCCACTCGAATGGTTCCAAGCCGTAG
- a CDS encoding VOC family protein — protein MNAANEGTLRRLPGLRHTDHVGLTVPNLEDAIRFFIEVLGAEELYRSDRGPDEEFMPTNFDVPADARLTLAMLRLPPNLNIELFEWSSAERRETPPRHCDAGGHHLCFVVDDVDEAIGVLQETPGVRVLGERKEVAGDSPRVAGNRWTYFITPWGMLMEIVDRSRVASPPRLVGPTDWSATQDTSRKDNQQ, from the coding sequence ATGAACGCGGCCAACGAAGGAACCCTGCGGCGGCTGCCCGGGCTGCGGCACACCGACCACGTCGGCCTGACAGTTCCGAACCTCGAGGACGCCATCAGGTTCTTCATCGAGGTACTCGGCGCCGAGGAGCTGTACCGCTCCGACCGAGGACCCGACGAAGAATTCATGCCGACGAACTTCGACGTCCCTGCCGATGCCCGGCTCACCCTCGCCATGCTCCGCCTGCCCCCGAACCTGAACATCGAACTTTTCGAATGGAGCAGCGCTGAACGGCGGGAGACCCCGCCCCGGCACTGCGACGCGGGCGGGCACCACCTGTGCTTCGTTGTGGACGACGTCGACGAAGCGATCGGGGTGCTGCAGGAAACCCCGGGAGTCAGGGTGCTCGGGGAGCGCAAGGAAGTCGCCGGCGACAGCCCGCGCGTGGCCGGCAATCGCTGGACCTACTTCATAACCCCCTGGGGGATGCTGATGGAAATCGTCGACCGGTCCCGCGTCGCATCCCCACCCCGGCTCGTCGGTCCAACCGACTGGTCAGCCACACAAGACACTTCCAGGAAGGACAATCAACAATGA
- a CDS encoding LacI family DNA-binding transcriptional regulator translates to MADLSIDVVAKAAGVHRSTVSRAFSRPEAVKSETREHILRVAEGLGYTMSPLAQALRRKTSTFVALIVPDITNPFFAELAKTMTQAADERGYQLLLCVTNGDPAKTDGYFTAMQAMYAPFGIVAPSTKVDTEALKRFDFGHKVVVIDRVEGDSSVPTVTVDSRRGIMLALEHLRSLGHTSIGYVSGIAGTHTAQDRMDAYLELSSEGNGTPLVLDSGSDPDAGARAAKHYLEMENPPTAIIAANDMVAFAVISALGQSGIRVPEDVSVMGFDGLALGARFNPPLTTVRQPIADMGNIAIELAEKQNLDGSVDHIVLEPELLVRASTSGPRK, encoded by the coding sequence ATGGCCGACCTTAGTATTGACGTTGTCGCGAAGGCGGCCGGTGTCCACCGCTCAACGGTTTCCCGGGCATTCTCCCGGCCGGAAGCGGTGAAAAGCGAAACCCGCGAACACATCCTCCGCGTCGCCGAAGGGCTCGGCTACACCATGAGCCCGCTCGCCCAGGCGCTCCGCCGAAAGACCAGCACCTTCGTCGCGCTGATCGTCCCTGACATCACCAATCCGTTCTTTGCAGAACTTGCAAAGACCATGACGCAGGCCGCCGATGAGCGCGGCTACCAGCTGCTGCTGTGCGTCACGAACGGAGACCCCGCCAAGACCGACGGGTATTTCACCGCGATGCAGGCCATGTACGCGCCATTCGGCATCGTCGCGCCCTCCACGAAAGTCGACACCGAGGCCCTGAAACGCTTCGATTTCGGCCACAAGGTGGTGGTGATCGACCGTGTGGAAGGCGACTCCTCGGTTCCAACGGTCACCGTCGACAGCCGCCGCGGAATCATGCTGGCCCTGGAACACCTGCGTTCCTTGGGGCACACGTCCATCGGTTACGTTTCCGGTATCGCCGGGACCCACACCGCCCAGGACCGGATGGACGCCTACCTGGAGCTGTCATCTGAAGGCAATGGCACGCCCCTTGTACTCGACAGCGGCTCCGATCCGGACGCAGGGGCGCGCGCGGCCAAACACTACCTGGAGATGGAAAATCCACCGACGGCGATTATCGCCGCCAACGACATGGTCGCCTTCGCGGTGATCTCGGCCCTGGGCCAAAGCGGCATCCGCGTACCGGAGGACGTATCGGTCATGGGCTTTGACGGCTTGGCCCTGGGGGCCCGGTTCAACCCGCCCCTGACCACCGTGCGCCAGCCGATCGCAGACATGGGAAACATCGCCATCGAACTGGCAGAAAAGCAGAACCTGGACGGCTCGGTAGACCACATCGTTCTGGAGCCTGAACTTCTGGTGCGCGCCTCCACCTCAGGACCTCGCAAATGA
- a CDS encoding sugar phosphate isomerase/epimerase family protein: MRLAGHTLGTPDHTVPQALKLFRAAGLDAAEVIYQDGYTSGLPQGDRRAALEALKAAEGEGLPIIGLTPYTTAINALDENEWRGGVDEFRGAIETAHLLGADRVRVYAGSWHPGDTDHDRRWAKLREALQTLAPEAEQAGVRLCVENHFGTMTQTAAETAALVQEIAHPAVRVLYDQANLTFTHDETFEEAFAVQGELIGHVHVKDLVFTDPNAAFRATETARVDASERAVRSRVIGTGVLPWPQILAALLRHGYDDLLSIEYEYRWHPQDLPTPEDGFRESAAALRGMLTEIAEMENAR, encoded by the coding sequence ATGAGGCTTGCAGGTCACACACTAGGCACTCCGGACCATACGGTCCCCCAGGCACTAAAGCTTTTTCGGGCCGCGGGGCTCGACGCCGCCGAAGTCATCTACCAGGACGGCTACACCTCAGGTCTGCCACAAGGCGACCGGCGCGCCGCACTGGAGGCACTGAAGGCCGCGGAGGGTGAAGGGCTGCCCATCATCGGCCTCACGCCCTACACCACAGCCATCAATGCCCTGGACGAGAATGAGTGGCGCGGGGGAGTCGACGAATTCCGTGGCGCAATTGAAACCGCGCATCTGCTCGGCGCCGACCGCGTACGCGTGTACGCGGGGTCCTGGCATCCCGGTGACACCGATCATGACCGGCGATGGGCGAAACTGCGGGAGGCCCTGCAGACCCTGGCCCCCGAGGCGGAACAGGCCGGCGTGCGGCTGTGCGTGGAGAACCATTTCGGCACCATGACCCAGACCGCGGCAGAAACCGCCGCGCTCGTGCAGGAGATTGCCCACCCGGCCGTTCGTGTTCTCTACGACCAGGCCAACCTCACGTTTACCCACGACGAGACGTTCGAGGAGGCCTTTGCCGTCCAAGGCGAGCTGATCGGCCACGTCCACGTGAAGGACCTCGTCTTCACCGATCCCAATGCGGCCTTCCGCGCAACGGAAACGGCCCGCGTCGACGCGTCCGAGCGCGCCGTCCGGTCACGGGTCATCGGTACCGGCGTCCTTCCCTGGCCCCAGATCCTCGCGGCCCTGCTGCGCCACGGCTACGATGACCTGCTGAGCATCGAGTACGAGTACCGCTGGCACCCGCAGGACCTCCCCACCCCCGAGGACGGATTCCGGGAATCTGCGGCCGCACTGCGCGGGATGCTCACGGAAATTGCAGAAATGGAGAACGCCCGATGA
- a CDS encoding Gfo/Idh/MocA family protein: MSKPRTIILGASHWHVPLYARAIGEEHQVVAISDEDVSLVQGLATAWGAPVEADWRSLLDLPEVGLAYVFGSHDGMAEKCLALIERGVPFVVEKPLGTSLAELVQVRKAADAAGVPATVPLVQRGGPTDRWLAKAGRPTYQRISFIAGPPLRYLANGNPWMLDPATAGGGCLANLGPHFVDLFLQSCGESAVSVDSRLSSALHGGAVEDHASLIITTPSGREAIVEVGYAFPGSPLKRYCSYTSAGGAGFASVNSDGSATFTALDGTTESAVIDVDSDPLYDPFVRRVAQTLEDGFRGLPTLAQLEDVMRPIWQAYDDQHGGKENGRP; this comes from the coding sequence GTGAGCAAACCACGCACGATCATTCTTGGTGCTTCACACTGGCACGTTCCGCTGTACGCCCGGGCAATCGGCGAAGAACACCAGGTCGTCGCCATCAGTGACGAGGACGTGTCGCTCGTCCAGGGATTGGCGACGGCGTGGGGCGCTCCCGTTGAGGCGGACTGGCGTAGCCTGCTCGATCTGCCGGAGGTGGGGCTCGCCTATGTCTTCGGCTCGCACGATGGGATGGCGGAAAAGTGCCTGGCCCTGATCGAGCGTGGCGTTCCGTTCGTGGTGGAGAAGCCGCTGGGAACGTCCCTGGCGGAACTTGTCCAGGTGCGGAAGGCTGCGGACGCGGCCGGTGTGCCCGCGACGGTTCCGCTCGTTCAAAGGGGCGGCCCCACCGACCGGTGGCTGGCCAAGGCCGGCCGGCCGACGTACCAGAGGATCTCCTTCATCGCCGGACCGCCCTTGCGCTACCTGGCTAACGGCAATCCCTGGATGCTGGACCCCGCCACCGCAGGGGGAGGGTGCCTGGCCAACCTGGGACCGCATTTCGTCGACCTGTTCCTGCAGTCCTGTGGCGAGTCTGCGGTGAGTGTCGACTCGCGGCTCTCGTCGGCCCTGCACGGCGGAGCTGTTGAGGACCATGCCAGCCTCATCATCACCACCCCGAGCGGGCGTGAAGCCATCGTTGAGGTGGGGTACGCCTTCCCGGGTTCACCGTTGAAGCGGTACTGCAGCTACACGTCGGCCGGCGGGGCGGGATTCGCCTCCGTTAACTCGGACGGTTCTGCCACGTTCACCGCGTTGGACGGGACAACGGAGTCCGCCGTGATCGACGTGGACAGTGACCCTCTCTATGATCCCTTCGTACGCCGTGTCGCGCAGACGCTGGAAGATGGATTCCGGGGGCTGCCAACACTGGCCCAGCTTGAAGATGTGATGCGCCCGATTTGGCAGGCATATGACGACCAGCACGGAGGAAAAGAAAATGGCCGACCTTAG